The DNA sequence AAACTCCGCATCGCTCAAGGGAACGGAGAAATTTACATCAACGACTGGCTCGGCGGATCATGTGCGCCGAAGAAGCATTTGATGCTTCCGCAGCCTGAACTCTACAACCTGGAACTGGACCCTGCTGAAAGCTATGACGCAGCGATTGACCATCCCGATAAGGTCAAAGAAATCCAGCAGGACATCGACGCCCTGGTCCCAACATTCCCCGAAAATGTTCAGAAGGCCTACGCGGAATTGAAGGCCAATCCAGGAAGCTCCATGACGCCCCCAGGTGCAGCCACGCGTCCTGGCAATCTGGTTGCTCCGCAATGGATCTGGGTCCCCGATTCGCGCCGCGTTAAGAGCTGATGACCAATTACGACTATTGGGCCTTACTGTCTGTAGATTAAGATGCTTATCCGTCTGGGTATGGGGAAAACATCAATCATGATTCGATAGAGCCGCATTCCCCTATTGCGGCAAATAGGGCGAAAGAGCGATAATAGGGGTCGAACTAGAAAATGACTTGGCGCCTGTGGAGCGGGTAAAGACTCTGTCTGTACTTAGGAGACAAGAGGGCCTTCCAGTCTGTCGCCCATCGTCTCCTTGAATCTGCGGTTTCACCCGGAGGCAACGATGGGGACCCTTGAGACCACAGCGAAAGCGAACCCTCCTGCTTCGCCAGCTAACCTGCTGGAAGCTGCGAAGGCCGGCGATGCCGAGGCGTTCCAGGTGCTGACTCAGCGCGCAGTTCCCATAATTTTCCGCCGAGCATTAAAAATCACCTCCAACCACCACGACGCAGAAGACGTCCTCCAGGAAACTCTGCTGAAAGGGTTTACTCACATTTCACAATTCCGGGGCGACTCACAGTTGTCCACCTGGCTGGTGAGGATTGGCCTGAATGAAGCCATCATGATCATGCGGAGGCGGCGCCACGACGCTCCATTGGTCACTGAATCGGGGACATCCGGAAAGGCTGAAGGACCGCCGGAAGTATTTCAGAGCGTGAAGTCGGGGAATGACAGCCCGATTGTCCGGACTGAAGTGGGTGGGCTGGTGCACAAGGCCCTGCTCCGCCTGCCGGCACGGGCGAGGCAGGTGCTGCACCTGCGGTACCTCGAAGGTTATTCCATTGAAGAAACGGCCAACCGGTTGAAGCTGAGCCGCGGTTCCGTAAAGGCTTATGCCTGCCGGTCGCGCGCAAGGCTGCGTAAGGAGCTCCGCAGGTTGCTCATGCCTCGGCACAGGCCCTCTCAGCACGCACGCCCTGAATAATCGCACACGAATGTTCGCCCAGGGACAACCTGCTTCATTCGGCCATCGCGTAAGATCACTGCTCATCCGCTGAAACCCCACAACTTAAGGCCTCCTTTCCGAGGCAGTGCGACCGCCAGCCAGGCAAGGTCCGCGCCTGACAGGAACCGAATTGCATAATTTTGATAAGACGTTGCACATTTCGTACATCCTTCGGCTTGGCCGGTGAGTCTAAAGGTTTGTAGGCAGGACTGGTTTTTTGAATGTAGTCCTCTGATCGAGTAAAGAGTTGCGGACGAAGACGGGTCTAAAATGCACAACCATTCTCCTCAGCCTTCTCGAAGGCACTCCGTAAAGACTACGGTTTGACCCACCCGGTGTTTTTAGTACGTGACTGCGTCTGACCATTTCAAAGCAGTCAAACGGCAATGAAAAATTTCCCCGGGAACGCTTCTCACTCCCGGGAAGGACAAGGGTCTTGAAACCGCCATCATTCAGGAGTCGAATGACTTCCGAAGAGTCACAAACCAAGTCCACAATCAGCCGGAAAGGGGTTGGACATGCAGGCAATCAGAACGCAAAAGGGCGTACGCGAACTGAACCTTCAGATTCATCGATCCAGAATCCTTCTGGTCGATGAAGACCCAGGAGATCGTGACCGTTATTACCAGATGCTGCACGACAACGGGTTTAAGGTAAAAGCCTGTTCGGATTTTGAAGCAGGTGCGCGCATGCTGGGAACGGTAAAATTCGACTGCGCAGTTGTCAGCCAGGGGGGTCCGGGTTTTGAGGGCAGGCTGGTGCTGGAGCAATCGATGGCCAAGGACCGCTACCGGCCCGTCGTCATCCTTTCTCGCTATCATGATGTGGGGTGCTATCTGGAAGCAATGCAGTTAGGGGCTGTTGACTACCTCGAAAAGCCACTTTCCGCCGTTGAGATTGTGCGCGCCGTGACAACCCACCTTCAACCCAGAAACGCCGCAGCCTGAAGACTTCCTGTGGAGTGCGCATCAGCAGGTTCGATGCGTTTTATGGCATCCACGGATGGAGCACGCCGGGTTTCCGACAGGCCTGGCGCACTCGCATCCCTTCATTTGCTACTTGCGCAACGTTGCACGAGGTCCGCTCGGGGTATCGCTCACCCGCAAGGTTACCGAACTGGCCGTCTTGCCTTCCGTGCCCGCGTTGAAGCGGATCTCCTGCCACTCCGGCCGATTACCCTCGGGAGCCACAAACGTTGCCTCGACGGGATATCTGCCGTGTGCGTCAACAGGATAGACAGCGGACCCTGACTCCTCTTTCCATCCTGAAGGAATTTCTGCCGTCAGGCTGATTTTCTGTGCGGAGTCCGTATCATTGCGGAGGATGATTGGAACGCTCACTTCCATCCCAGGACCTACGCCGGCTTCCGGCGGATAAAGCGATGCAATGTGGTCCAGACCGTGGGCCTTCCAGAATCGGCTGTAAAAAAGGTAGGGGCCGCCAAGCTCAATCGACACGCCTTCATGGCTTTCGGCCTGGTACATGGGCATCCCGTGGTACGGAATGGGCCCAGGAGTGATGCCCTCGAAAATATCACCCGTACGGGAACCGCCCACCAGCGACTTGCCCAGGATAAACTGGACAGGGTGTTTGAAGTAGTTCACCGCAGCTTTGTAGACGGCTTCCCTTCCTTCAGGCCCCGCATCTTCCTGGGTCTGGTGGTAACTGAGTTCCGTAGCCCCAAGCTCGTAGTAAGGGACATGCTTCGAGGGAGAAACGGTCGTGCTCGGGTACACTGGCCCCTGCCCTTCAAGCCAGTCGTGGTGCCGGGCATTGGTGAAGAAATAGATCTTTTTGGGCTGCCAGGGCCTTAGTCCTTCCGTGAGATTGCCGATCAACTTGTAATTGTAGGGCGCCGCAATCTGCTCCGGGAAAACGAGAGGGTTGCCTGCCAGGTCGAAAGCCTCGTTGGCGATTACAGACGCGGCCTGGTGGTCGCCGTGGTTTTCGCCATCCGCGTAGGCGGGCAGCCAGGTCATAATGACTTCCGGCTGGGTGAGACGAACATAGCGCACGGCCCGCTCGAGCGCCGCGCCATGGTTCCAGGTTTCAAGCGAGATCAGAGGACTCTGGCTGGCCGTGTCTTCGCCGCCCAGAAACCACACGTTCATAATCCCAAGCGATTCGAGCGCCCGCCGCACTTCAATTTGCCGCACCGCGCAGAGCGAGGCGGCCTGTTCGTATCCAACCGTGTTGCCTCCGGCGTTGCCGCAGGTCCCGAAAGTGACGGCAATCCGTTTGTGCCCGTCAAAAGCCTCGCGGGCCAGGTAGCTTGCGATCAGGCTCTCGTCATCCGGATGCGCCACCATCACCAGAATGTCGGCCTTGTAACGCGCATCGGGGCCCGGGCTCGGCGGAGCCTCCGGCAGTTGCGCGAAACAAAAGCTGCTCAATAGAAATAAACAAGAAAGCAAATAGCCAAACTTTGTCCCCATCTTTTTCACGACCTGCTACCCCCTCTCCGATTTACTTCCGGTGAACCATTTCCTGATTGGTTGAGCAGGCATCATACACTGGAAGGCGTGATTTGTCTCGCAATTTGGAGGCTGCGAGAATGCGGCAAATGCGACTTAAAATCTGCGATAAGGATTTCGGTATCGGATGCGGCCGCATTGTCCGCTAATGCTCTAGCCCCCTGAAAAGCTCCGGTTTGTCTTCGGTTCGTTATTTTGGCCCGCTAATGTTTTCAACAAGATCGGTAGCTTCGTTTTCGGTTCGTTTTTTCCACGGCTACCTGTTTTCAACAACTTCCCCGCTTCGTTTTTCGGTTCGTTCCGGTTCGTTTTTGGGCCCGATCCTTTGTTTTCAACAACCTCTCCGGTTCGTTTTTCAAAAAACGAATTTTTTTGTCCCATTCGTCCCATTTGTCCCACAAATTACTGCCCTCTGACACTGGAAGAAGGCTACCATGCTAGGCCAGTGCTTGTCAAGCAAATTCGCTCGGTTTGGTAGCCACGGACAACGCTTTCCTGTCCGTGGGTAATTTCCCTTGCGAAGCAAGTAGCGAGGACCTCCGGTTTTGAGGTCCGCGGGTGTTTGTTCGTTCAGCAAAAACCGCAGACCGCACGAACGGCGGTCTGCGCTACCACTGTCATTTCGTAACGAGCGGTTCTAGCTCCCTTTCAGCAGACGCACGGTGAGGAAGAAATAACGGTGGGAAAGAAAGGGACGACGGAGCCGCGGCATGGCGGTAGAATACAACACCGCGAGCGACAGTCACTGGAAAATCCGCGGACCTCAAAACCGGAGGTCCTCGCTACTTACTCTTCGAGAGCAGCGCATCCAGGCTCCAAGGGAAGGCGGCGACGGAGGCCAGAAGGAATGAAGCGGCCGACGCCGTGAAGACTGAGGCGTCGAGCGGCGCTTTGATTCCCAGCCCGAAAGCCATCCCCAGCGCAAACGCGAGTAAGAGCAGCCCGCTCAGGAATGCCGCCAATCGAGCGCGAAAACCCAGAATGAGGACAATTCCCAAGCCGACCTCGCAAACTGTGGCCATCCAGCCGATGGCGGGAACCCAACTCGCAGGGAACCAGGGATTGAGCTTCGCCGCATAGAGCAGGAAGTTGTGAAAATTGCCCCAGGCGATGCGCGGAGCGCCTGCACGCCCCCAGATGCCGAAACGGTCGGCCACCGCGGATAGAAAGGCCGTGCCGAGAGCAAGCCTGAGATAGATCGCCGCGTACCCCGGCCATCGTGTGGGCTGGGGTTTCGGGGACGCTGCAACCGCGTCGGACCTGCCTTCTTGACTATTCGCAAATTCTGACATGCTGGTTCCTCCGTGTTGCGCCGCGCTCGATTCCGCGGCCCGGTACATTCTACAAAAATTCCCCACCCGCGAGCGGCCCCGCACACACCCCTGACTGCTTCGCCTTCAACCCAGGCATCTCAGAGTCCATTCCTGATGTTGCTTCCAACGAAATCCTGAGATATTTTCACAGATTCAGCCGGCGACGGGGCTGGCGCAGACGTTCGTTTTCGATGTCTGCGGTCAGCGAAGCTAAGTGCGGTTAGAATGGGGCGGCGTGATGATCGCGTTACGGCAAGTTCGTTTGTGAACTGCAATGGACTGCGCGCATCAGTTTCAAGAAGGGCCTCTCGCTCCGCGAGACGCAGACACTACAAAACGAGCGTCTGCGCCAGCCGCGATTTTTGATAGGAGGCCTCCTTTGAGGCGCTAGGGCTTTGCCGGGGCGGCCGTCCGATTCGGATCTCCTCCCTGGCCCATAGACTGCCGTAGCCTGAGATACTTGCCGATCAGCAGCGTGGCCGGATAAAGGATTTGCTCTTCGTTCTGCGCGTGCTGCATCAGCCCCTCGGCAAAAGCGAGCGGCTCCTGCTTGTGTTCCTTTCGCGCCGCCGACGCCAAGGCTTCCAGTGCTGCATGGATTTCCTGGTGTTCATGGATCATCTGGCCGTAGTGAGCTCGGAGTTGGTCGGCCATCTTGATTGCCTCCCGTGTCTGCTCGCCGCTCAACGGCTGATTTTGCGCAATGGCTTCCAACAGTCCCAAGGGCGGCATGGCATAGGCTTCCTCCGCCTCGAAGTGAGGCAGGAGCACGTTTGCCACTGCCTTGGCGCTAGCTGCGGTCTCTCCACCGTACGCGAGCGCTTGATCAAGCTGGTGATGGAGGTGTTTATGTTCCTCCTGGATGGATGAAGGCACGGCCAGCGTTGGCTTGGCCGTAGATGCCTGCATTGATTTACCATGCTCTTGATGTTGAGCTGAAGGGCTCCCCATAGCGGACCCGAGGATAAACATGCACACGGTGGCGATGCGAATTCGTTTCATGGAAGGCTCCTTGCGCGATGGCGTCTTAACAGGGATTTCCTTTTTAGATTCTCCGCTAACCGTTAGCATATGCCTCACCACCTCTGAGTGCAATGTCCGGAACTCGTCAGTAGTGTCTCGCCGTGAATTGCGCTTCTGTAAGGCCCTCGCGGCTGGCGCGTGTGCCCGCCATGACGGGGGCGATTTACGGCTTGGTTGACAGTCCGAAATGGGCTTTGATAGGCTTGGAATTTGCAGGTCAAGGCTTGCCGGAACCCCGCCAGGAGCGCAAACAGCGCACCGGCTTCGGATGCCTGAACCGGCAGGAGGGGTACCATGAAACATTACTCCAAAGCCTGCGCAGCGGCCGCTTTCGTATTTGCTTTTTCACTGGCGGTGGCGGGAACCGCGCGCCTGTTCGGGCAGGACCTGGAAAGGGCAGACCCCATCCAGCCTTCAACTGCAACTGAGGCCCGCGAGGAACAAGCTCAGCCCACAACACAGAACACCGCCAACGCCACGAGCGGCGCACCGTCCGATTATGTGATTGGGCCCGAAGATGTGCTGGATATAACGGTGTTCGACGTTCCGGACCTCAATCAAACCGTGCGCGTTGCCAATGACGGAACGATAGGCCTGCCATTGCTTGGCCGCATCGCGGCCTCCGGATTAACCGTTGACCAGTTGCGAGACCGCCTGGAAACCGCCATGGGAAAGAGCCTTGTTCAGAATCCCCAGGTCAGCGTTTTCGTCAAGCAGTTTCAGGCGCGCCCCGTCTCCATCATGGGCGCGGTTGAAAAACCCGGACTTTACCAGATTACGGGGCCGCGCACGCTGATCGAGATGCTGTCCGTTGCAGGAGGCCTGGCCAAGCGCAGCACGGCGCCGGCCGGCAAGACCGTCTATGTCAGCAGGCCCGGAGGTTTCAAGAACCTGAACGTCGTGCCCGGCATGGAGCAAGTCGGGCCAGACAAGATTGCCATCGATCTGAAGGACTTGCTTTACACCCAGGCGAAGGGCTTGAATATTCCGATCGAACCGCACGACATTATCGCCGTATCCAAAGCCGACGTCATATATGTTGCCGGCAGCGGAGTGCGCAGGCCGGGAGGTTTTATACTCGAGGACCGCGACTCGGTCACAGTTGTGCAGGCGCTGGCTTTGGCACAGGGGCTGGATCCTAACGCCGCCAAGCACAAGGCACGGATCATCCACACAAAAGCTGACGGCACACGGGTTGAAATTCCAGTAGATCTCGACAAGATCGTTAACGAGAAGGCCGCTGACCCGGAAATGTCAGCCAACGACATCTTGTACGTACCCAACAGCAGGAGCAAAGCGGCGGCGAAGAAGACCGCAGAGACGATTGTTCAAACGGTCAGCGGGTTCCTGATTTTCCACCCGTGACCGGGATTCCGGGCGGAAGCCGCTCACGAGGGCGCCTGGGAATAGATACTCTTGGGAACCAGGCAGGGGAACATCGGTCGCCGGCGGTCCGTGGCCGGATGGTTATTTCTCCATCCCACGCCGGGGCAATTCGAGGGTAGAATGTCTCGACTGCACGCAAAGCCGTGCACACTATGTGAAGGTTTGTTCCTTAAAACACTCTCAGTTTGTTGCCATATGTTTCAAAGAAGTGACACTTCGATAGAACGGGCGATGGGAGTTTTCCCTCCAAGTTATAGAACTGACTGATTATTAAGCCGTCAGCAATCATTTGATAACGAACGGAACTTGAGTTGCAAGATAAAAAAGCCGCTGGTGCGGGAGGGGGGCCCTACGAGCGTGCACAGCCGGACCAGATAAAATCAACTGGGGTTTACGGAAAAATGGCGCAAGAAAGAGCGCCACAGATCCAGCTATTGTCGCACGAGCCTCGCCGCCAGGCGCTACGGGGTGGTCTCGCTACTCTCTTCAGCAGGGTTCCTGCCGCCAAAAAGACACCTTTGAATGGCAACGGCGCCATTTACAAACCACCTCAAATCAATCTCTTGGCGCACGAACCTCGCCGCAAGGTCATTACCGGCGGATTGGTTACCTTGCTCCGCAAGTATCCAATGCTTCCGGCTGTTCTGCACCAGGGCGCCTCGAAGAACGGCCACCATATACCAGGATTCAAGCTTCTGGCGCACGAGCCGCGCCGGCAGGCAATCCGCAGCGGTTTTAAGTTACTGTTCTTGAAAGACCCGCCACCTCAGCCCTTGATAGTTGGCCGCGAGGAGGTTGGGGCGAAAGGCGGCCCAAAATTTACTGCTTTTCTCACCTCCTGCCTGATGCATTTCTCGATTGTACTTTTCCTGCTGGAGGTGCCTTTCTTTTTCTTAATGCCGCGCTCCGCTCAGACCTTCCGTCTGCCTCAAATTGTTTATGAGTTTCATGAGATTGAGCTGCCAAGAGACCTCCCGTCGGTGAAACCGCCGGGCCCGGGCGGCCAACCCGGAAAAGGGACCCACCCGGAGAAAGCTCCAATGAAGGGGAGCAGCGCTTTCCACCACAGCGCAACAGTGGTTTCAAATCCGCCTAACCCCGACAATAATTTCCAGACGATCATTCAGCCGCATGTGAATCCGGCTCAAAAGCTCGACATCAAGCTTAAGCTTCGTCTGCCCAACGTGGTGCTCGGCGGATCAGTGCCGGTTCCCGGCCCTCCGGCTGTACCGCCTCCGCCTCCGATGAAGCTCACGGTACCGCCGGCGCTGAAGTCTTTGACCATCCCCAAAACTACGGTGGTTGCAGTCAAGCCGCCCGACTTGACCATCCCGGCGTCAGACATGCCCAATATGCCGGCGATCCCCGTCCCTCCGCCTCCGCTGCCGCCCCTCCAGCAGCGAAAGGATACGCCAAAAAATTTGGACCTTACTGCCATCGCAACCCAGGGGATGCAAGCCACATCAAATGGTTCGGTAACCAGCCTGCTGTCGCTCAGTCTGAATCCCGGTCCGCCAACTGACCAGTTGAAAATCCCTGCCGGAAACCGTTATGGGGCCTTCACTATTTCTCCTGAAGGCAACCATCCCGGATCACCTGGAGGGAATTCCGGCGGCAGCACGACGGGCGGTTCCGGAGGTCCGGGTAGCGGAGGCGATGCCAGCACCGGCGTGGGATCCGGCACAATGGGTGGCGGCGGTGGCGGCGCAGGGGTGAATGGACTTGGGGCTTCAACAACCGGAAATCCTGGCACCGCGGGCGCGGCTGGCGATGCGACCCTGCCCGCAACGGCGCTGGCAAAACTTATTTTCCCGATCCTGCACGCCCCGCTAAAGAACCGCTTTGCCATGGTTGTGACCGCTGGACCGCAGGGCGGCGGCGGGCTGCATGTTTTCGGGGTCCTAAAGGGCGGAAAGATCTATACTATTTTTCTGCCGATGCCGCAGAGGAACTGGATCCTTCAATATTCCACGATCGAGAATTCGAACGCGCATCAAGAGGCCCAAAAGAATGGCGTCACGCTTCAGGTAGACTTTGGCGTCGTGCCGCCGGCCGTAGAAACGCGCTTTGATTTCCACCGCCCGACCCTAACGCCCGAACAGAAGCGAAAAATGATTATCCTGCACGGATTCATCGGCGCGGATGGCTCAGTGGAAAAGGTCACAGTTTATCGCGGAGTTGAAAATCTCGCCGACCAGGCTGCCCGGGCGGCATTCCAGAAGTGGAAGTTCCAGCCCGCCGTACGCAGCG is a window from the Acidobacteriota bacterium genome containing:
- a CDS encoding response regulator, coding for MQAIRTQKGVRELNLQIHRSRILLVDEDPGDRDRYYQMLHDNGFKVKACSDFEAGARMLGTVKFDCAVVSQGGPGFEGRLVLEQSMAKDRYRPVVILSRYHDVGCYLEAMQLGAVDYLEKPLSAVEIVRAVTTHLQPRNAAA
- a CDS encoding hemerythrin domain-containing protein, giving the protein MFHGTPPAGSGIRSRCAVCAPGGVPASLDLQIPSLSKPISDCQPSRKSPPSWRAHAPAARALQKRNSRRDTTDEFRTLHSEVVRHMLTVSGESKKEIPVKTPSRKEPSMKRIRIATVCMFILGSAMGSPSAQHQEHGKSMQASTAKPTLAVPSSIQEEHKHLHHQLDQALAYGGETAASAKAVANVLLPHFEAEEAYAMPPLGLLEAIAQNQPLSGEQTREAIKMADQLRAHYGQMIHEHQEIHAALEALASAARKEHKQEPLAFAEGLMQHAQNEEQILYPATLLIGKYLRLRQSMGQGGDPNRTAAPAKP
- a CDS encoding PIG-L family deacetylase; protein product: MKKMGTKFGYLLSCLFLLSSFCFAQLPEAPPSPGPDARYKADILVMVAHPDDESLIASYLAREAFDGHKRIAVTFGTCGNAGGNTVGYEQAASLCAVRQIEVRRALESLGIMNVWFLGGEDTASQSPLISLETWNHGAALERAVRYVRLTQPEVIMTWLPAYADGENHGDHQAASVIANEAFDLAGNPLVFPEQIAAPYNYKLIGNLTEGLRPWQPKKIYFFTNARHHDWLEGQGPVYPSTTVSPSKHVPYYELGATELSYHQTQEDAGPEGREAVYKAAVNYFKHPVQFILGKSLVGGSRTGDIFEGITPGPIPYHGMPMYQAESHEGVSIELGGPYLFYSRFWKAHGLDHIASLYPPEAGVGPGMEVSVPIILRNDTDSAQKISLTAEIPSGWKEESGSAVYPVDAHGRYPVEATFVAPEGNRPEWQEIRFNAGTEGKTASSVTLRVSDTPSGPRATLRK
- a CDS encoding sigma-70 family RNA polymerase sigma factor; this encodes MGTLETTAKANPPASPANLLEAAKAGDAEAFQVLTQRAVPIIFRRALKITSNHHDAEDVLQETLLKGFTHISQFRGDSQLSTWLVRIGLNEAIMIMRRRRHDAPLVTESGTSGKAEGPPEVFQSVKSGNDSPIVRTEVGGLVHKALLRLPARARQVLHLRYLEGYSIEETANRLKLSRGSVKAYACRSRARLRKELRRLLMPRHRPSQHARPE
- a CDS encoding DoxX protein, with the translated sequence MYLRLALGTAFLSAVADRFGIWGRAGAPRIAWGNFHNFLLYAAKLNPWFPASWVPAIGWMATVCEVGLGIVLILGFRARLAAFLSGLLLLAFALGMAFGLGIKAPLDASVFTASAASFLLASVAAFPWSLDALLSKSK